From the genome of Mycoplasma crocodyli MP145:
TATATTTTTTTTAATATAAATAAGTAAAATTAAAACATGTTTGATACTATAGCAGCGATTTCTAGTGGTTCTAAAGTTAACCAACCAATTTCAATTATTAGAATATCAGGACCGGATACCAAAAAAATTATGAAGAAAATTTTTACAGGGAAGATTGGTGAAGATAGAACTATTACTTTTGGAAACATAATTAATCAAGAACAACAAGTACTTGATGAAGTTTTAGTTATGTGATTTTTAGGAACTGAAAAAAACAATAAAGTTGAATATAGAAATTATGTGGGCGAAGAACTTGTTGAAATAAATTGTCATGGTGGATTAATAGTAACTAATTTAATTCTTGAGTTAATATTAAAAAATGGTGCAAGGCTTGCGTTGCCCGGAGAATTTACAAGACGAGCTTTTTTAAATGGAAAACTAGATTTGGTTAAAGCTGAAGCTATTCATGATTTGATAATGGCTAAAAGTTCAAAACAAGCAACTTTTTCAGTTAAAAAATTTGATGGTAAAACAAGCAAAATGATTGAAAGTTTTTTAGAAGAATTAGCATTATTAATTGGACTTTGCGAAATTAACATTGATTATCCTGAATATGATGATATTGAAGAAATTGATAATACAAAAATGATTGAAAAACTGAATATATTAATCAATGAAATAGATGAAATTCTAACAGTAAGTCAAAGAAGTAAAAAAGTTTTTGAAGGAGTTAAGGTTGCTTTATTGGGTAAACCAAATGTAGGTAAAAGTAGTTTGTTGAATGCATTAATTTCGGAAAATAAAGCAATTGTGACAGATATTGCCGGAACAACAAGAGATATAATTGAAGCATCGTATGAATTAGACGGAATTTTATTCACATTAGTAGATACAGCAGGAATAAGAGAAAGTAAAGAAAAAATTGAAGTTATAGGTATTGAAAAAAGTTTTGAGCAACTTGAAAAAGCAGACCTTGTTATTCATATTTTAGATCCAAGTCAAAAAGAAAACGAATTTGATAAAAAAATTAAAGATAAAAGTAAAATGCTTAACAAGATTTATATTGAAGTAATTAACAAAGATGACTTAATTCTAAAAAATAAAAAAGATAAAAACAAAATTTACATATCTGCTCTTAATAAGGAGATTTTAAATCTTGAAAAAGAAATAATAAAAAACTACTCTAACATTAATTTAGAAGATGAAAGAATTTTAGCAAACACAAGACAACTTGCATTAATAGAAGACGCAAAAAACAAATTGTTATGTGCAAAAAACAACCTCATAAATAATGAAACCTTCGATGTTGTTATTGTAGATATTCATGAAGCATGAGAAAAGATCTCGGAAATAAAAGGAGTTGTAAACAAAGAGGATTTGTTAGATTCTATGTTTAAAAACTTCTGTTTAGGTAAATAAAAAAAGCTAAAGCAATTTAGCTTTTTTTGTTTTTACCTATACACAAACAATATTGGTAAAATATTGCTATCAAATTTCTAAAATCTTTTTATCATCCAAAAACATTTTATCTTCTTTATTTATTTGATAATGTTTTTGGAAATCTCTAGAATTCATCAATTGTACATTTGCTCTTAATTTAGTAGGTGCGTGAACATCTGAAACAAGAAGCATTTTTGCTCTTTTTTCAGTGTATTTACTTCTTCAAATTGTTGCTCACGAAGTAAAGAAGGCTTCTATATTGAAATCTTTTTCTAATTTTGCAGCAGCCAGAGCACAACTAAATCCCCCTGCATCTGCAATATTTTCTGATAAAGTTAGTGTTCCGTTGCACTTTCCGAATTCAGTTTCTTTTCCTTCAAAAAGATCTATCATACCCTTTGTTTTAATAGTGAAATTTTTATAATCATCTTCTGTTCATCAATTTTCAAGTCTTCCTTTTTCATCAAAAAGAGAACCGTTATTATCAAAACCATGTGAAATTTCATGGGCTATCACAGCTCCAATTCCACCATAATTTAATGATGAAATTGCATTGTAATCATAAAAAGGAGGTTTAAGAATTCCAGCTGGGAAAACAATGTGATTTTTAAAGGGATTGAAATATGCATTAACTACAGCAGGAGACATTGATCATAATTTTTTATCAACAGGCTTTAAATATTGTTTTAAATTATATAAAGTAATTAACTTTTCGAATTTCATAGCATTCGAAACTAAATTCCCCCCAATAGAGTATTCATCAACAATAAAATCATCATAGAATGGTTCAATTCTTTCGGGATACCCAACCATTACTTCAAGTGTGTCCAATTTTAAAATAGCCTTTTGAATTGTTGTTTTTGATAATCATGTGTTATTTTTGAGTCTATCTTTGTAGATTTTAATCATTTTCATAACCATATTTTCAACATTTCTCTTGGCTTGCAGTCCAAAAAATTCTTCACCATAAAATTTGCCAAAAGGCATATTAAAATGGCTTAATGTTAATGTATAAGCAGCTCTTTCTTTTGACATTGATTCCTTAGCGCCTGATAAGAACTTTTTAAATTCATCAGCTTTTAATCTTATCTCTTCACTTAAATAAGGTGTTAATTTCATCAAGTTTTTTACAAAGAAAAACCATTTAAAATCTTCGAATTTATTTTTTGCAAAAACAATATCGATATTTTTAATAAATCTTTCATTAACTGCACAAAGTCCGTTAATTTTTTGACCAAGTAATTTCTCAGCAATTGAAACAAGATCAAATGATTTAACTTGTTCTTTAAGTTCCTTATTTGTGTATGGATTATATACTTTGGAAATATCGGCTTCTTCTTCTGCACTTTTTGACCAAGAAACAAGGCTTTCATCGAATCTAATAAAAGACTCTAAAATATGCTTTATTTCAGTGTCATTTTTACCATATAATTTAAGTAAATAAGATACCACTACTTTATATTTATTGTAAATTTCTTCCTTCTTTTTTTTGTCTTCATAATAACTTTTTTCAGGAAGGAGAAAGGTTGGAGATTCTAGAAAAAGGGTTTGAACATCTGGGTTTTTAAAATCAGAAAAAACACTAAAGTTAAATGGAACGTTTGTGAATTTTACAATTAATTCATTAAAATTTTTTATTACATCATCAAATGAATCTAATTTCTCTATTTCTCTTAATGCTTTTTTTGCTGGCTCAATTCCTAACTCATTACGTTTGTCAAAATTTATTACCATGTTATAAAATTTAACTAATTCTTTTAATTGTTTGTTATTTGGGATTTTTTTAGAATCTTTTGATCATGTTTCAATCAAATCACCTAATTGTTTTTCAAGAGATATATCTAAATCAACAAATGATCCAGCACTTGATCTGTCTGGTAAAATTTCAGTTTTAGATAATCACTCTTTATTCACTTCTTTATAGAAGTCTTGTTTTAATGCTTCTTTATTCATATTTTCTCCTTATATTTTATTAATGTAAATATACCTTTATATAATACACTAATAAATATTATATAATTAGGAGCAAAGGAAAAAATATGAGCAAAAAAAGAACAAGTTTTGTTGATGCACACTGTCATCTTTTTGACAAAAATTATATTAATGATTTTTCTGTTGATAAAATGATAGAAAGAGCTATAAAAAACAATATAGAGTTTTTAATAGTTAATGGTGGACATGAAAAAGAAAATAAAAAAATAATTGATTTATCTAAAAAATATCCTATTGTTAAAGCACTTATCGGGATTCATCCAGAAGATGGTAAAGATAAAGACGATTATAAAAAAATAGAGAATTTAATTGATGAAAATGTGTGTGGTATAGGTGAATTAGGATTAGATTACTATTATGAAGATGCTCCTTCAAGAGAAAAGCAAATCGAAAGTCTAGAAGGACAAATTAAATTAGCACACTCCAAAAAATTACCAGTAGTATTACATGTAAGAGATAAAGAAGGAAGTGATTTAGCTTTTGAAGATACTTATAAAATTGTTTCTAAATTTAATGGATTAAAATTTATGCTTCATACATATGCAGGCAATATTGAATGAGCTAAAAAATTTATGAAGTTCAACTGTTATTTCAGCTTTTCAGGAGTAGTAACCTTTGGTAGCAACGACCAGGCTAGAGAGGTTGTAAAATTCTTACCTGTTGAAAGAATTTTGGTTGAAACAGATTCTCCTTATTTAAGAAGTCACCCATATGTTAATTTAGTTAACGAGCCAAGCACGGTTTTATTTGTAGCATACTATGTAGCAGGCTTAAAAGGAATTGGAATGGATAAATTTAACACAATTATCAATAGAAATTTAAGAGAGTTATTTAATCTAAAATAATATGAAAAAAGAAATTTTTGCAAAGAAAAAGTTTGGGCAAAACTTTTTGAATGATGATAACATACTAAATAAAATCGTTTCTATTGTGGACTTAAAAAACGAAAATGTTTTAGAAATAGGTCCAGGTCGTGGCGCTCTTACAAGAAAGATTTTACAAGATGCCAAAAGTTTAACTTCTTATGAAATTGATAGAGACTTAGTTGATATTCTCAAAAAAGAATTTAATCAAAAAAACTTTAAATTAGTAGAAGGGGATTTTTTAAACGAGGATATATCAAACTATAAAGACACATGAATAATTGCCAATATTCCTTACTATATTACAACAGATATACTATTTAAAATATTAGAAAACATTTCATCATTTAAAGGTGCAATTTTAATGGTTCAAAAGGAAGTTGCAGAAAGAATTGTTGCTCAAAAAAATAGTCAAGATTATTCAAAATTATCTATCACTCTTCAATATTATGCAACAGTTAAAAAAGAATTTATAGTGCCTTCAAAGTGTTTTAATCCTGCTCCTAATGTAGATTCGGCCATAATTTCTTTAAAGTTTGACAAAAATAAAAAATGAGACATAACCTTAAATGAATTCTTTAAACTGTGCTTTTTACAACGGAGAAAAAAGTTAAGTTACTCACTTAAAACAAAGTTCAAAATAGAAAAAATTAAATCGGTTTTTGAAACACTTGGTTTTGATGAATCGATTCGTATTCAACAACTTTCTTTGGAAGATATATTAAAACTTTTTAATAAACTTTACATTTAATATTTAAACAATTTTTCATTTTAACAATTTAAAATTGTTTTTTTCTATATAATCAAATTAATTTATTTGGAGATTTAATGTTTAAATTTAGAAAGAAAAATAATTCAGCAGACAAACAAGCGAGAGCTAAAGAACTTTTTGAAGATACACCAGTCAGAAAAGCAGCCTGAATTGTTGCTGTGCCAGGACTTTTAACCTCATTAATGATTGGTTTATATGCATTTTTAAACCAAGTTTTTATTTTAAACTTTGTTCCAAAAACGGTTTCATTGCTTTATGGTGACTTAGCGACAGACCCAAACTCAGGACAATTATATGACTATCTAAGTTCGTGAAATGGAGTTAAATTAAGTAGAGATGAATTCAATCTAATATCTAATGTTTATTCTAGTTATTTAACAACCGGAGAGAATATTTCAAAAATTACCGGAGATTCAATTGCTACCATTTCAGTCAATGCAACAATTCCATTCACTATATTTAGTAGTTCTATAATATTCTTAATTCCAGTTGGTGCTAGCGTATATTATACAAAGTGTATCTCAAAGAACCTGGAGAGAACAGGCAAAGACCTGTGATCAACATCATTTTATACTACGATTTTTGTTTCGATAATTACTGCGCTCTTGATGTATGTAGGTATTTGATCAGGACTTTTGAATTTACTAATTTCCAATTCTAACCTTAATGTTGATGCGCTTGAAAAACTTAATAACAACCAAGATGTTAAAATGCTTTTAGCAAAACATGGATATATAAATGAAGCTTCAGAAGTGCTAAAAGATTATTTTAAAGCAGGCGAAAACATGTCTCTTTATTGAGCGAAATTATATATTTACATTTATGGTGCAGGAACATTAATTCAAGGTGTTTATGTTTTAATTAGTTATTTAATTAGATCTGAAGGTAAAAATTCATACGTTATGTTTTGAGCGATAATTGCAAATTTAGTTGGAATTGGATTCAATGCATTATTTATTATGGTTTTCAAAATGGGAGTTTTAGGTGGTGTTTTAGCAACAATTATTGGTTGATCAGTCAACTTATTATCTTATATTGCTTATATAGTTTATAATAACAAACGACAAAGCACATGAATTAGTGTACATCACCTTGTATCATTCAAGTTTAGATTAAAATTTTTATCACCAATTTCACTTCTTGGATTTAGTGCTTTTTTAAGATCGTTTGGAGTATCGATCGCATCATTTTTAATAACTTATTTACTTGGACACATGCCTTTTAGTGAAGGCGCAATTTCTATATATAACTGATCAAAAGCGGCACCTGTCGTAACTTTATTTTTTATTGCTTTATTTGGTATAGCAGATGGAATAAGAAGTTTGTTGAGTTATAATTACTCAAAAAGAAACTTCAAAAAATGTAATGAAATTTTTAAATGAGCTATGATTATAACTTTCACATATGCCTTTGTCGTAGTTCTTTTGGGAGTAGCTCTTGCCCCGCAATTTTTGTGAATGTTAAACACAAGAACGGCAACAGGCGGAGTTTTAGCTCAAAATAGTGGGCCAGTAATTTATTTAAGAATTAATATATGAAGAATGCTATTTTACTCTTTTGCAATTGGTGGAATTCTACTTTTCCAAGGAACAAACAATATTAAAATGTCAATAATAGTTACTGCAATGGAAGGATTTATTACGTTTTGATTTGTTATGGGTTCTTGTGTGGGATTAGGATTTATTTTACACAACGCAGGAGCTAGTTTATTTGTCTCATCTCTTATGATTTCAATTGGTTATGTCTTAAATGCTTTAATTGCCGGAATAATAATATTTATTTTAAGTTTATGATATTTAAAAAAGACACTTCCTAATATTGATAATATAAAACAAAGTTGATCAAGAAAAATCGAACACGAATTTTTCGAGAAGGCAGAAATTGAAGAAAAAATTTACTTCGATAACTTTAAAACTTCTAAAATTTAAGCAACTAATTAAGTTGCTTTTTAATTACCTTATAGATTGGAATTTTATATAATTAAAAAGTAAATTATTTTATTTAAAGAGGAAAAATGGAAAACAAAAACATTATGTTATTTGGGATGAAAAATTCCGAAAAACTAGCTACAAGAATAGCAAAAATATTAAATTTCAAACTAACTCCAGTTGAAAGAACAGTATATGCAGATGGAGAAGTAATGTTAGTTTCAACTGAACCAGTTAGAGGAAAAGATATCTTTGTAATAGCAAGTACATCAAGACCTGTGAATGAAAACATTATCGAACTTTTATTGTTCATTGACTCACTAAAAAGAGCGAGTGCAAAATCGATTACAATTTGTTTAAGTTACTATGGATATGCAAGACAAGATAGAAAAGCAAGCGGAAGACAGTCAATTGGTGCTAAACTTATGGCTGATTTAATTCAAACAGCAGGTGCTACAAAAGTAATTTGTGTTGACTTACATAACCCATCAATTCAAGGTTTTTTCGATATTCCTGTTGACGACTTGAGAGCACAATATATATTTGCTAAATGACTTAAGAAAACTAAGGATAAATGAACTGTTGTTTCACCTGATCATGGTGGAACTGTTAGAGCAAGAGTGCTTGCTGAATTGATTGCTGATACAGTTAAAATTTCTATAATTGACAAAAGAAGAATCGGGACTAACCAAACTGAAGTTATGGGACTTATTGGTGAAATCAATGATGAAAATGCAATTATAATTGATGATATTATCGATACAGGTGGAACAATTCTTAAGGCAGTTGATACACTAAAAGAAAACGGTGCAAAAAGAATTATTGTTGCTGCAACACATGGTATTTTTACAAAAGGTTTTGAGGTTTTTGAAAACAACCCAAATGTTGAAAAGGTTCTTGTTACAGACAGTATCGATAATTCGCATTTAGTAGAAAAATTTAAAAAACTAGAAGTTGTTAGTCTTGACGAATTTTTAGCAAGTGTTATAGATTCATCAATTAAATGTACAAGTATTTCAAAATATTATGATTCAACAAAAAGTTTTATAAAGAAAAATGACATTTAAAGATAAAGTTAAAAATCTTTGCATTGAAAACGGTTGGAATTTTCAAAACTTTGATACATATTTTCAAATGATCGAAGAAACAAATAAAGTACTAAATCTTACTGGTTTTGAAGGTGATAAACTTTGACAAGAAGGTATTTATGAATCGCTTGTTTTTATGCTGGAAGTTACTGAAACTATAAAACCGAACAACATTTTAGACATTGGCGCAGGTGCTGGTTTTCCAAGCATTCCATATGCACTTACCAACCCAAAACAAAAAATAACTATTTACGAGCCTCTTAAAAAAAGAGTTGATTTTTTGAACCAAGTAATTACAAAATTAAACTTAAATAATAGCGTCGAGGTGTTCCCTTTTAGAAGTGAAGACATTAAAAAGAAAAATATTTTTGACTTAGTTACTGCCAGAGCTGTTGGTGATGTTGCAACCATGTTAATGTCATCGTTTCATTTGGTTTCTTTAAAAGGTAGTATGGTTCTTATAAAAGGTAAAAACTATAAAGAAGAAATTAAAAAAGCAGAAGAAATTTTTTCTCTTATTTCCTGTGAATTAAAAACTTCTAAATTAGAAACAGGTTCAGATAAAGATAATAATATTATATGAATCAAAAAAACACGCAGCACAAATTCACAATTCCCATTTAAATGAAAAGAAATTATTTTGTATAAAAATAAAAAGGTGTTATAATATAAACAATTATATGAAAGGAGTTGCGGTTGCAACTCTTTCCTATTTAGTTGGAGGATAAATGGATAGAATTGAAAAAATAAAAAATAAATTTAATGATGCTATTTTAGAAATAAAAGAGCTTAAAAATGATCAAGATTTTACATTAGAAATAGTTTTAGATACAAGAGATTTAAAAACGGTAGAAAAATATACACGAGAAATTTATGACTTTTTAGAAAACGAATCACTTCTTGGAGAAGATACAAGTTTGGACATTTTATCAAAAGGTAGTGACATAATCGTTTCTATTGATGAGATAGAAAAATTTATAGGTAAAAAACTTGTTTTTTCTTTAAAAAAAGAAGTAATGAATACTTTGGAAATACCTGGTAAATTATTATCAGTAGATGGCAATAACATAACTATTCAATTTAATCAAAAAGGACTTTTACGAAAAGTTGAACTTAATAAGGAAAATATAAAAGAAGTAAAAATTTACTTTTAGAAAAGGAAATGATGGCAAAAAAAGTTACAAGCAAAATAGAAAACGAAATTCAAAGCAATAGAAAATGGTACATCATTGCAAAGGGATATGCTGCAAGAAACAATTTATCAACTCAACAAATAGCAGATATTATTGCTGATGAAACAACAAAAGCAATTAACAGAGATATTGATCCAGAAGCTATAATTAATTTTGTTGTTGATGAAGAAA
Proteins encoded in this window:
- a CDS encoding ribosome assembly cofactor RimP, with amino-acid sequence MDRIEKIKNKFNDAILEIKELKNDQDFTLEIVLDTRDLKTVEKYTREIYDFLENESLLGEDTSLDILSKGSDIIVSIDEIEKFIGKKLVFSLKKEVMNTLEIPGKLLSVDGNNITIQFNQKGLLRKVELNKENIKEVKIYF
- a CDS encoding M13 family metallopeptidase → MNKEALKQDFYKEVNKEWLSKTEILPDRSSAGSFVDLDISLEKQLGDLIETWSKDSKKIPNNKQLKELVKFYNMVINFDKRNELGIEPAKKALREIEKLDSFDDVIKNFNELIVKFTNVPFNFSVFSDFKNPDVQTLFLESPTFLLPEKSYYEDKKKKEEIYNKYKVVVSYLLKLYGKNDTEIKHILESFIRFDESLVSWSKSAEEEADISKVYNPYTNKELKEQVKSFDLVSIAEKLLGQKINGLCAVNERFIKNIDIVFAKNKFEDFKWFFFVKNLMKLTPYLSEEIRLKADEFKKFLSGAKESMSKERAAYTLTLSHFNMPFGKFYGEEFFGLQAKRNVENMVMKMIKIYKDRLKNNTWLSKTTIQKAILKLDTLEVMVGYPERIEPFYDDFIVDEYSIGGNLVSNAMKFEKLITLYNLKQYLKPVDKKLWSMSPAVVNAYFNPFKNHIVFPAGILKPPFYDYNAISSLNYGGIGAVIAHEISHGFDNNGSLFDEKGRLENWWTEDDYKNFTIKTKGMIDLFEGKETEFGKCNGTLTLSENIADAGGFSCALAAAKLEKDFNIEAFFTSWATIWRSKYTEKRAKMLLVSDVHAPTKLRANVQLMNSRDFQKHYQINKEDKMFLDDKKILEIW
- the rsmG gene encoding 16S rRNA (guanine(527)-N(7))-methyltransferase RsmG; protein product: MTFKDKVKNLCIENGWNFQNFDTYFQMIEETNKVLNLTGFEGDKLWQEGIYESLVFMLEVTETIKPNNILDIGAGAGFPSIPYALTNPKQKITIYEPLKKRVDFLNQVITKLNLNNSVEVFPFRSEDIKKKNIFDLVTARAVGDVATMLMSSFHLVSLKGSMVLIKGKNYKEEIKKAEEIFSLISCELKTSKLETGSDKDNNIIWIKKTRSTNSQFPFKWKEIILYKNKKVL
- a CDS encoding ribose-phosphate pyrophosphokinase is translated as MENKNIMLFGMKNSEKLATRIAKILNFKLTPVERTVYADGEVMLVSTEPVRGKDIFVIASTSRPVNENIIELLLFIDSLKRASAKSITICLSYYGYARQDRKASGRQSIGAKLMADLIQTAGATKVICVDLHNPSIQGFFDIPVDDLRAQYIFAKWLKKTKDKWTVVSPDHGGTVRARVLAELIADTVKISIIDKRRIGTNQTEVMGLIGEINDENAIIIDDIIDTGGTILKAVDTLKENGAKRIIVAATHGIFTKGFEVFENNPNVEKVLVTDSIDNSHLVEKFKKLEVVSLDEFLASVIDSSIKCTSISKYYDSTKSFIKKNDI
- the mnmE gene encoding tRNA uridine-5-carboxymethylaminomethyl(34) synthesis GTPase MnmE, whose product is MFDTIAAISSGSKVNQPISIIRISGPDTKKIMKKIFTGKIGEDRTITFGNIINQEQQVLDEVLVMWFLGTEKNNKVEYRNYVGEELVEINCHGGLIVTNLILELILKNGARLALPGEFTRRAFLNGKLDLVKAEAIHDLIMAKSSKQATFSVKKFDGKTSKMIESFLEELALLIGLCEINIDYPEYDDIEEIDNTKMIEKLNILINEIDEILTVSQRSKKVFEGVKVALLGKPNVGKSSLLNALISENKAIVTDIAGTTRDIIEASYELDGILFTLVDTAGIRESKEKIEVIGIEKSFEQLEKADLVIHILDPSQKENEFDKKIKDKSKMLNKIYIEVINKDDLILKNKKDKNKIYISALNKEILNLEKEIIKNYSNINLEDERILANTRQLALIEDAKNKLLCAKNNLINNETFDVVIVDIHEAWEKISEIKGVVNKEDLLDSMFKNFCLGK
- a CDS encoding MATE family efflux transporter; the encoded protein is MFKFRKKNNSADKQARAKELFEDTPVRKAAWIVAVPGLLTSLMIGLYAFLNQVFILNFVPKTVSLLYGDLATDPNSGQLYDYLSSWNGVKLSRDEFNLISNVYSSYLTTGENISKITGDSIATISVNATIPFTIFSSSIIFLIPVGASVYYTKCISKNLERTGKDLWSTSFYTTIFVSIITALLMYVGIWSGLLNLLISNSNLNVDALEKLNNNQDVKMLLAKHGYINEASEVLKDYFKAGENMSLYWAKLYIYIYGAGTLIQGVYVLISYLIRSEGKNSYVMFWAIIANLVGIGFNALFIMVFKMGVLGGVLATIIGWSVNLLSYIAYIVYNNKRQSTWISVHHLVSFKFRLKFLSPISLLGFSAFLRSFGVSIASFLITYLLGHMPFSEGAISIYNWSKAAPVVTLFFIALFGIADGIRSLLSYNYSKRNFKKCNEIFKWAMIITFTYAFVVVLLGVALAPQFLWMLNTRTATGGVLAQNSGPVIYLRINIWRMLFYSFAIGGILLFQGTNNIKMSIIVTAMEGFITFWFVMGSCVGLGFILHNAGASLFVSSLMISIGYVLNALIAGIIIFILSLWYLKKTLPNIDNIKQSWSRKIEHEFFEKAEIEEKIYFDNFKTSKI
- the rsmA gene encoding 16S rRNA (adenine(1518)-N(6)/adenine(1519)-N(6))-dimethyltransferase RsmA, giving the protein MKKEIFAKKKFGQNFLNDDNILNKIVSIVDLKNENVLEIGPGRGALTRKILQDAKSLTSYEIDRDLVDILKKEFNQKNFKLVEGDFLNEDISNYKDTWIIANIPYYITTDILFKILENISSFKGAILMVQKEVAERIVAQKNSQDYSKLSITLQYYATVKKEFIVPSKCFNPAPNVDSAIISLKFDKNKKWDITLNEFFKLCFLQRRKKLSYSLKTKFKIEKIKSVFETLGFDESIRIQQLSLEDILKLFNKLYI
- a CDS encoding TatD family hydrolase, translating into MSKKRTSFVDAHCHLFDKNYINDFSVDKMIERAIKNNIEFLIVNGGHEKENKKIIDLSKKYPIVKALIGIHPEDGKDKDDYKKIENLIDENVCGIGELGLDYYYEDAPSREKQIESLEGQIKLAHSKKLPVVLHVRDKEGSDLAFEDTYKIVSKFNGLKFMLHTYAGNIEWAKKFMKFNCYFSFSGVVTFGSNDQAREVVKFLPVERILVETDSPYLRSHPYVNLVNEPSTVLFVAYYVAGLKGIGMDKFNTIINRNLRELFNLK